One Fusarium falciforme chromosome 12, complete sequence DNA window includes the following coding sequences:
- a CDS encoding NACHT domain-containing protein has protein sequence MSSMASYDSPVAVDSDVDVEMIDRDDISNYNPEQILPESPENIQKIRSWLEPTSYDNVGGEFRKHQAAHVGGTGVWLTSSSTYQEWLQGEEHGLLWIKGIPGSGKSVMAANLVNEIAASNPGCPVLFFFFRQIIDANHEPKALLRDWLDQVLDYSPPLQKKLKTYLRRTIESISMEDMWKDLKMALENLPGKAFCIADALDEMDQGNNDFLSALGDLGSWRPKTVKVLITSRPVPTVEDPLRLTLCLNLRLEEKMVDVDISKYVQYTLSNSAIPQSEWEVIMNAVPGRANGLFLYAKLAMDAFLEQGADIAEVISRLPADLNVLYTGLLKEHARRSGVADKIQHLILQAVTHASRPLRLLELAELIKVVSPDGSARDLKTTKSLIRAACGPLLELLVDETVSVIHHSFTEYLKGTTRSEDDPGYPILQRGPTHAALATSCLQYLQAGCLESVSLDQPQRYSRWQHEESDRPVGLESRLKHPFFEYAINNWAHHANRSESAGHDQTALNLEIGKLLGDDDNRRRWLRMEAPGYESLTPLHIAAKEGLISYTKEVLKTSEVDALSQYHQTPLWMAAANGHADIIRVLAAAGADLYPQSPNQGEKPLVEAASKNHFEAVRAFLEAGVDPIPRTEPPEDDYSGFWYVPTQDTALECACNNGHLETVEVFLSFIDEIDTVHRALAWAAERGRWKVVARILQVPGVDVNNTLEGNTPLFHACSWPQDLKTIRILLEAGADPNVKCKGTGADYTESVSASETLNAPTPKFNCLHNICRWATTLDDYTAQGDPEILSTLFSLLVEAGIDVHQLTATGKTLLHRTAKSALMTRLLLDAGVDANIADNDGCTPLHVVENPDVMRLLIENGHASIEARTRSGQTPLLYMLDRSHNSSIFYEFGDAGKNTPTLDQLLEYNPDCKAVDHKGNGVLHLALQQRRFNRDRIRALLAAGADPNLKNQEGLAPLAYLDDFKSGVSELFDLLVDAGADIDAVDRNGATHLFRLFSDNDRLSPERFDHTIRHLVDRGASIFSRDRKGRTLLHQVIKHHDVEDREQPESDMLARLDSLISRGLNLEAVDHYGNGLLHELALREENSDTEWRTRMMFLWEQLIERGLDVEAKNHAGRTPLHILCAPGDHRKNDDFDPRSFMPIDYVISRMKKVDCADLDGITPLHIAATGDEFYANRLLDAGADPKLATYEGMTPLHIAARCRESNMVGRLLDALRKRYGTTKPVTGVNAQTFDREEVTPLFYACQSGRPETVALLLEAGADVKIGKPFEACIGFEGEDQLWKDPHPSTDVPENGKDVVAVKIKDTSRRVPNVHGLQGLTEQSAARLEEILDMLIKHGAEVYRIDGFDDGSFSIGQAIQREEHYLAACLKEVLTEHGRLKEPQHDHYVADWTKVLRPLTNEASIDIMTDLRLLEAGQSNFELVSFLLARRKYFLVERLAHMGATFLPNRDKDWGLRSNLSTLIRYGFSRLVDKIGTFEAESRLEKGDWYAFGDKTRPGLWNAEGGFFASEKRHDSMEPFIMEAVRRQLPNMEVVRLLVEKFGVDVNETSYPPVSARDIEKSSALHLVAFGRAWWHVHQALPYLLKAGADINIRNSNGQTPLLISLGGIGFRYLYGPYYMDATKMLIEAGADVNASDDKGTSCLALAHQDIDLIRLLKSHGATVTADVLFAAIQDGNLEGLEEFLSGEVDANMRQPKKPDEKRGRLSQDHHASWTSTVTEEHEYYPLMRCPRELGNNWIGRHGLAGQQRADEAFRMMQLLLDHGANPLARLRQVEKSSKKGDVKYYVEVTVLHHILRNGLLVGPMLSVPDLDVNCRDSKGRTLLHAACEGSQGADYGVVSRQEDEYRTDGTTIFKKLVSLGADLEARDDFGRNVLHHMIHDHNETKKFDQFRDSLAYVLDKAPNLMDQADGDGWTPLYYAIRQGGRRKEVRAARAFLLAGANPSVVAANGESLLHVLAPYLEVEEILDLFEELVGRGLDVNKRNNMGGTPLFAFYSRADSKELFCGGKRRRYQQSDDGMRSPQSPAYSPPYSPASPASPASPRPPRSPSSPTYSPILERKLQQLGITREREAVKMLQKVGADFFAKDAKGRGLLHVAASRSVRTFSDLMELGLDTMLEDDAQQTPLDVAAAFENESVLQLFEKDKKDGVREAKVARSPLPVPAYPEFDEIYPAADEWP, from the exons ATGTCGTCCATGGCTAGCTACGATAGCCCTGTTGCGGTTGACAGCGACGTTGATGTCGAGATGATTGATCGCGATGATATTAGCAACTACAACCCCGAGCAGATACTCCCAGAGTCTCCGGAAAACATACAAAAGATCCGTTCCTGGCTGGAGCCCACCTCGTACGACAATGTTGGCGGCGAGTTTCGCAAACATCAAGCCGCTCATGTAGGTGGTACAGGTGTCTGGCTCACTTCGAGCAGCACATATCAGGAATGGCTACAGGGCGAAGAGCATGGGCTGCTTTGGATCAAGGGTATCCCAGGGTCTGGAAAGTCGGTAATGGCGGCCAATCTTGTCAACGAGATAGCCGCTTCCAACCCCGGATGCCCAGttctgttcttcttcttccgccAAATCATCGATGCCAATCATGAGCCCAAAGCTCTGCTGCGGGACTGGCTGGACCAGGTGCTGGACTACAGTCCCCCCCttcagaagaagctgaagactTACTTGCGCCGGACCATTGAATCGATTTCAATGGAGGACATGTGGAAAGATCTCAAGATGGCGTTGGAAAATCTTCCTGGGAAGGCTTTTTGCATCGCTGATGCACTAGACGAGATGGATCAAGGAAACAACGACTTTCTTTCCGCCCTGGGAGATCTCGGCTCGTGGCGACCTAAAACAGTCAAGGTGTTGATCACCAGTCGTCCAGTGCCAACTGTTGAGGATCCCCTCAGGCTAACTCTATGCCTTAATCTTCggctggaggagaagatggtcGATGTAGACATCTCGAAATACGTCCAGTATACGCTGTCCAACTCGGCCATCCCCCAAAGCGAATGGGAAGTCATTATGAATGCGGTTCCTGGTCGAGCCAACGGCTTGTTTCTATACGCTAAGCTGGCGATGGATGCCTTTCTGGAGCAGGGTGCTGATATCGCCGAAGTAATCTCACGGCTTCCCGCAGACTTGAACGTCCTATATACAGGTCTGCTGAAAGAGCATGCCCGCAGATCTGGTGTAGCCGACAAAATCCAGCATCTGATATTGCAAGCAGTTACCCACGCCAGCCGCCCTCTGCGACTACTCGAGCTTGCTGAACTGATCAAGGTTGTCAGCCCCGATGGCTCTGCACGGGATCTGAAAACGACAAAGAGCCTCATTCGGGCTGCCTGTGGGCCACTTCTGGAGCTCTTGGTGGATGAGACAGTCTCAGTGATTCACCATTCATTCACTGAGTACCTCAAGGGCACAACACGGTCCGAAGATGACCCTGGATACCCCATTCTGCAGAGGGGCCCAACCCATGCCGCACTTGCTACAAGTTGTCTACAATACCTGCAGGCAGGTTGTCTTGAGTCGGTCTCCCTAGACCAGCCCCAACGGTATTCACGCTGGCAACACGAGGAATCAGATCGACCTGTGGGCCTAGAATCGAGGTTGAAGCATCCGTTCTTTGAGTACGCTATCAACAACTGGGCTCACCATGCCAACCGATCTGAATCTGCTGGACATGACCAAACAGCGCTCAACCTGGAGATTGGCAAGTTGTTGGGCGATGACGACAACCGAAGACGGTGGCTTCGGATGGAAGCCCCAGGCTACGAGTCCCTGACGCCGCTCCATATAGCGGCCAAGGAAGGGCTGATCTCATATACAAAGGAAGTGCTTAAAACCTCCGAGGTGGACGCACTCAGCCAATATCACCAAACACCACT TTGGATGGCAGCTGCGAACGGGCATGCAGATATCATTCGTgtcttggctgctgctggggcAGACCTCTATCCCCAAAGTCCTAATCAGGGGGAGAAGCCACTTGTCGAAGCAGCATCAAAAAACCACTTTGAGGCCGTGAGGGCATTTCTGGAGGCGGGAGTTGATCCTATTCCACGCACGGAACCACCGGAAGACGACTACTCTGGCTTCTGGTACGTTCCTACTCAAGATACAGCTCTTGAGTGTGCTTGTAACAACGGGCACCTGGAGACAGTCGAGGTGTTTCTTTCGTTCATCGACGAGATTGACACTGTTCACCGTGCTTTGGCTTGGGCTGCAGAGCGCGGCAGATGGAAAGTGGTTGCCAGGATTCTCCAGGTTCCTGGGGTTGATGTCAACAACACGCTCGAGGGCAACACACCGCTGTTCCACGCTTGTTCATGGCCTCAGGATCTCAAGACGATCAGAATTCTTCTAGAGGCGGGAGCAGACCCAAACGTCAAGTGCAAAGGAACTGGAGCTGACTATACTGAGTCCGTTTCTGCCTCGGAGACGTTGAACGCGCCGACGCCCAAGTTCAACTGCTTACACAACATTTGCCGCTGGGCAACCACTTTGGATGATTATACGGCACAAGGTGATCCTGAGATTTTGTCGACCCTTTTCTCGCTCCTAGTTGAAGCGGGTATTGACGTGCATCAACTTACGGCAACGGGGAAGACTTTACTTCATCGCACAGCTAAATCGGCTCTCATGACCCGGTTACTTCTTGATGCTGGAGTTGATGCCAACATCGCCGATAACGATGGCTGTACGCCATTGCATGTTGTGGAAAATCCAGATGTCATGAGACTTCTCATCGAAAATGGCCACGCCAGCATCGAAGCTCGAACCAGATCTGGACAAACTCCTCTTCTCTACATGCTAGACAGGTCTCATAATTCAAGCATCTTTTATGAATTCGGCGATGCCGGCAAAAATACTCCAACCCTCGACCAACTTCTGGAATACAACCCCGACTGCAAGGCGGTTGACCACAAGGGCAACGGCGTGCTGCACCTTGCGCTACAACAACGGCGGTTCAACCGCGACAGGATCAGGGCTCTTCTGGCAGCAGGCGCTGATCCAAACCTCAAGAATCAGGAAGGCTTGGCCCCTTTAGCCTACTTGGATGACTTCAAGTCAGGCGTCTCAGAGCTCTTTGACCTTCTCGTTGACGCCGGCGCTGACATCGACGCCGTTGACCGAAATGGAGCGACTCACCTATTTCGCCTGTTTTCAGACAATGATAGGTTGAGCCCAGAGCGGTTTGATCACACAATCCGACATCTCGTTGATCGAGGCGCTTCTATTTTCTCCCGTGATCGTAAGGGCCGAACACTCCTCCATCAAGTCATTAAACATCATGACGTCGAAGATCGCGAACAGCCAGAGAGTGATATGTTGGCACGCCTCGACTCCTTGATCAGTCGtggcctcaacctcgaggctGTTGACCATTATGGAAACGGCCTTCTTCATGAGCTTGCTCTCCGTGAGGAAAATTCGGACACTGAGTGGCGTACGAGAATGATGTTTCTTTGGGAACAACTCATCGAACGAGGTCTGGACGTGGAGGCGAAGAACCATGCTGGACGTACGCCGCTCCACATCCTGTGCGCCCCTGGCGACCATCGCAAGAATGACGACTTTGACCCACGGAGTTTCATGCCCATCGACTATGTGATCTCGCGGATGAAGAAGGTCGACTGTGCAGACCTCGATGGCATTACCCCCTTGCACATTGCAGCCACGGGCGACGAGTTCTACGCCAATCGACTTTTGGATGCCGGTGCTGACCCTAAGTTAGCTACTTATGAAGGCATGACTCCTCTTCACATTGCTGCACGCTGCAGAGAGAGCAACATGGTTGGTCGTCTGCTCGACGCGCTTCGAAAAAGATACGGCACGACGAAGCCTGTGACAGGCGTCAACGCCCAAACGTTTGACAGAGAAGAGGTCACGCCACTCTTCTACGCTTGCCAGTCGGGAAGACCGGAAACGGTAGCCCTTTTGCTTGAGGCTGGTGCCGATGTCAAGATTGGAAAGCCCTTCGAAGCCTGCATTGGCTTTGAAGGTGAGGACCAACTGTGGAAGGACCCTCACCCATCGACGGATGTCCCTGAGAATGGCAAGGATGTCGTTGCGGTGAAAATCAAGGATACATCTCGCCGAGTGCCAAATGTTCATGGATTACAGGGGTTGACCGAACAAAGCGCGGCCAGGCTTGAGGAGATTCTTGACATGCTCATCAAACATGGAGCTGAGGTTTATCGAATCGATGGctttgatgatggaagcTTCTCCATCGGACAGGCTATTCAAAGGGAGGAGCATTATCTTGCTGCGTGCTTGAAAGAGGTGTTGACCGAGCATGGAAGGCTGAAGGAACCTCAACATGACCACTACGTTGCGGATTGGACCAAGGTCTTGCGGCCCTTGACGAATGAAGCCTCAATCGATATCATGACGGATCTGAGGCTTCTAGAAGCAGGGCAAAGCAATTTTGAGCTCGTGTCTTTCCTCCTGGCCCGAAGGAAGTACTTTCTCGTGGAAAGGCTTGCCCATATGGGAGCAACTTTCCTCCCGAACCGCGACAAGGACTGGGGCTTGAGATCTAATCTGTCGACTCTCATCCGCTACGGGTTTTCTCGCCTCGTCGACAAAATCGGCACATTCGAGGCAGAGTCAAGGTTGGAGAAGGGAGATTGGTATGCGTTTGGTGACAAGACACGACCTGGTCTTTGGAATGCAGAGGGAGGCTTTTTTGCATCTGAGAAACGCCATGACTCCATGGAACCCTTCATCATGGAAGCTGTCCGGAGACAACTGCCCAACATGGAAGTGGTCCGGTTGTTGGTCGAAAAGTTTGGAGTCGATGTTAATGAAACGTCGTACCCTCCCGTATCGGCAAGGGATATTGAAAAGTCCTCGGCCCTTCATCTTGTCGCCTTTGGCCGAGCATGGTGGCATGTTCACCAAGCCTTGCCCTACCTGCTCAAAGCAGGTGCTGATATCAACATTCGCAACTCGAACGGGCAAACTCCGCTCCTCATATCTCTGGGAGGAATTGGCTTTCGCTACCTCTATGGGCCATATTACATGGATGCGACCAAGATGCTGATTGAGGCTGGCGCGGATGTCAACGCATCCGACGATAAGGGAACCAGCTGCCTCGCCCTAGCCCACCAGGATATAGACCTGATCAGGCTCCTCAAGTCTCATGGAGCAACTGTAACAGCAGATGTTTTGTTTGCCGCTATCCAGGATGGAAACCTTGAAGGCCTGGAGGAGTTCCTTTCAGGCGAAGTTGATGCAAACATGCGCCAGCCCAAGAAGCCGGATGAGAAACGAGGACGGCTAAGTCAGGATCATCATGCCAGCTGGACATCGACAGTAACGGAGGAGCATGAATACTACCCTCTCATGCGCTGCCCCAGGGAGTTGGGCAACAACTGGATCGGGCGGCATGGCCTCGCAGGTCAACAAAGAGCTGATGAGGCGTTTCGGATGATGCAACTTCTACTGGATCATGGAGCAAACCCACTCGCAAGGCTCCGGCAAGTGGAAAAGAGTTCCAAAAAGGGTGATGTCAAGTACTATGTCGAAGTGACGGTTCTGCATCACATTCTGCGAAATGGATTGCTGGTTGGACCAATGCTTAGCGTTCCGGACTTGGATGTCAACTGCCGAGATAGCAAAGGCCGTACTCTACTCCACGCGGCATGCGAGGGCAGCCAGGGGGCCGACTATGGCGTCGTCTCCCGTCAAGAGGATGAATATCGAACCGATGGCACGACCatcttcaagaagctcgtTTCTCTCGGTGCCGACCTTGAGGCCCGGGATGACTTTGGCCGGAATGTCCTGCATCACATGATTCACGACCACAATGAAACAAAAAAGTTTGACCAGTTCCGAGATTCGCTTGCTTATGTTCTCGACAAAGCACCAAATCTCATGGACCAGGCAGATGGCGACGGTTGGACGCCGCTGTACTACGCAATCCGCCAGGGAGGTCGTAGAAAAGAGGTTCGTGCAGCAAGGGCTTTCTTGTTAGCAGGAGCAAATCCCTCGGTGGTTGCAGCAAACGGCGAAAGTCTTCTTCACGTACTTGCTCCGTatctcgaggttgaggagatACTTGATCTGTTTGAGGAGTTGGTGGGAAGGGGGTTGGATGTGAACAAGCGAAACAACATGGGAGGCACGCCATTGTTTGCATTCTACAGCCGTGCGGATAGTAAAGAGTTGTTCTGTggaggaaaaagaagaaggtaTCAGCAGAGTGACGATGGGATGAGGTCTCCTCAGTCGCCTGCCTACTCACCCCCCTACTCACCTGCCTCACCCGCCTCGCCCGCATCACCTAGGCCGCCTAGATCGCCCTCGTCGCCGACCTACTCGCCTATATTGGAGAGGAAGCTGCAACAACTCGGGATAActagagaaagagaagcaGTCAAGATGCTGCAGAAAGTAGGTGCCGACTTCTTTGCCAAGGACGCCAAGGGTCGAGGACTGCTGCACGTTGCTGCGAGCAGAAGCGTCAGGACCTTCAGTGATTTGATGGAACTGGGCCTGGACACGATGCTGGAGGATGATGCCCAGCAGACGCCTCTTGATGTAGCAGCTGCTTTCGAGAATGAGAGTGTGCTGCAGCTGTTTGAGAAAGATAAGAAGGACGGTGTGAGGGAGGCTAAGGTTGCTCGTTCTCCGTTACCGGTGCCGGCCTATCCTGAGTTTGACGAGATATATCCGGCTGCGGATGAATGGCCATGA
- a CDS encoding MFS domain-containing protein, protein MDVSKETKDPEHVSTNASAVDRDDSDSEHNGKKPVPLSMKLLSVVVVSMIGFGGHWSSGVTGALKSTLKKKLHITNTQYAVLDTSENFIKTALILVSGILTDRYGGASTMLWGNAVFSIGAILVAAATTVRSYKFMIGGIVVQAFGDVATQVAQYKIFSSWFPPSSGFASTLAFELGIGKIGSFVGKATANVISKNLGDFSWAYWMAVFMNLFTNVATLFFWWFTRWCEKRYAGTRDPATGEKLTENNKKFEIGKMLRLPWTFWLVCLFSLFQTSTANIFSSNGTELAEQRFKISAVKAGWYSAMSQYLGFFFVPLVGIFVDLLGQRLTVMLVCGLGMLLSMCLAAWGPTVAGTAASFGIYAIASSFGPTVIIDSIRTSMWYQEVFGSGYAIKIAINNSMTIIVGVIAGAIQDRDNDSYKNVTVLYVTLAAGSVVVAAIMIIIGYMTDTIGFLQWSRKKRVNNGHIINTKKEEYESSDSAEWHRKLGLINFGAVIVLILGSWAAYFWGLATGNHS, encoded by the exons ATGGATGTCTCAAAGGAAACCAAGGACCCCGAGCATGTCTCGACCAATGCCTCTGCCGTCGACCGAGACGATAGCGACTCGGAGCACAATGGCAAGAAGCCTGTTCCTCTGAGCATGAAGCTCCTCtcggtcgtcgtcgtcagtATGATTGGCTTTGGAGGTCATTGGAGCAGTGGAGTTACAGGAGCTCTGAAGAGTACCTTGAAGAAG AAACTGCACATTACCAACACGCAGTATGCCGTTCTTGACACGAGTGAGAACTTCATCAAGACCGCTCTGATTCTCGTCAGCGGTATTCTCACAGACCGCTATGGAGGTGCAAGCACCATGCTCTGGGGCAACGCCGTCTTCAGCATCGgcgccatcctcgtcgcAGCAGCCACCACAGTCCGAAGCTACAAATTCATGATCGGCGGCATCGTCGTCCAAGCCTTTGGCGACGTAGCAACCCAAGTCGCCCAGTACaagatcttctcctcctggtTTCCCCCATCCTCCGGCTTCGCCTCTACTCTCGCGTTCGAACTGGGCATCGGCAAGATCGGTTCCTTCGTCGGAAAGGCCACGGCAAACGTCATATCCAAGAACTTAGGAGACTTTAGCTGGGCGTACTGGATGGCTGTCTTTATGAACCTCTTCACCAACGTTGccaccctcttcttctggtgGTTCACCCGCTGGTGCGAGAAGCGCTATGCTGGAACTCGCGACCCGGCTACTGGAGAGAAGCTCACTGAGAACAACAAGAAGTTTGAGATTGGCAAGATGCTCCGTCTTCCTTGGACTTTCTGGCTCGTCTGCTTGTTCTCCTTGTTCCAGACTTCGACAGCCAATATTTTCTCTTCCAACGGCACCGAACTCGCAGAACAGCGCTTCAAGATCTCAGCTGTCAAGGCAGGATGGTACTCAGCCATGTCGCAATAcctgggcttcttcttcgtaCCACTTGTCGGCATATtcgttgatcttcttggacAGCGTCTCACCGTCATGCTAGTATGCGGTCTGGGAATGCTCCTCTCAATGTGCCTCGCAGCTTGGGGCCCAACAGTCGCCGGAACAGCAGCCAGCTTTGGCATCTACGCTATTGCTTCTTCATTCGGACCTaccgtcatcatcgacaGCATCCGCACTAGTATGTGGTATCAAGAAGTCTTTGGATCCGGGTACGCCATCAAGAttgccatcaacaacagcatGACCATCATCGTCGGTGTTATCGCTGGCGCCATCCAGGACCGCGACAACGACAGCTACAAGAACGTCACGGTGCTATACGTGACTCTTGCAGCTGGCTcagttgttgttgctgccatCATGATAATTATTGGATATATGACTGACACCATCGGCTTCTTGCAATGGAGCCGCAAGAAGAGAGTCAACAACGgccacatcatcaacaccaagaaggaggagtaCGAGTCCTCTGACAGTGCTGAATGGCACCGCAAGCTTGGTCTCATCAACTTTGGAGCTGTCATTGTGCTTATTCTTGGTTCTTGGGCTGCTTACTTCTGGGGATTGGCAACTGGAAACCACTCCTAA